AACATATAGTTTATCATCCGCTCTGTATCGAATGTGTAAGTAATCTTTATGTTTACCATTGACTTCAAGTGTTTCTATGCCTATATATTTCCCGATACCATGATGAACATGTACGACATAATCACCAGGCTTTATTTCTGTATAACTTTTTATACGTTCTGCATTTGTCATTTTTTGAGGACGTCTTTTTTTCTTCTTCGGTTTTTGTTTGAAGAGTTCTTCCTCAGTAACAACTGCTAAACGCTGTAAAGGTAATTCAAACCCCGCAGTTAATTTACCTGTAATAGCAAATATACCTTCTTCTTTTGGTTCACCAATTTGTATATGAATATCATAATCTTCTAAAGTAGTTTGAATTGTTGCTAGTCGATCTTCATCTTCTGTAACAAATAGGACAGTGAATTTCCCTAATTGCCATCTCTCTACTTCATTTTTGAGTAATGGCATTTGCCCATGGAAATGTTGCATTGGTTTACAAGAAAAACTTGTCGTTTTCTTAAAACGAATACCTGCAAATGTTCTTGTAAATAAAGCAAAATAAATAGTTGGTAAATGAATCATAGAGAGAATCTCTTTTAATGAAAAAGAAGGCTTCACCGCATGCACCATTTTTCCTTCTTCGAGCAGAGATAAAAACCACTCTTTTTCTTCCTTTTCCCAAGCTTCCATTACTTCTTGGATTCTCCCAAACTCGTCATAAACAACAAGTCCATCGTGGGCAAAATAATCACCTAAGAATGTGGGACGATTGTATAATAACGAACCATATCTATTGGAGAATTCCGGTAATTCCCCTTGCTTAAGCAACTCTATATCTGCTTGAACATTTTGAAGTAGTTGTTCCTGAATTTCCTTTTTCTTTACCTTTTTTAAACTATCTGCTAATGCTTTTTCTAGTTTTTCCGCTAATTTTAGACGTTGAGTATTCGTTAACACAAATTCAGATGCCGGTAAAACATGAAGTTTATCTAATTTTCCAATCGAACGCTGATCATTAGCCGAAAATGTACGAATAGAATCTACTTCTGTATCAAATAATTCTATTCGTATAGGGTTTTCAAAATAAGGTGGGTAAATATCCAAAATGCCTCCCCGTAAAGCAAACTCACCAGGAGTTGTAACCATTTGACTTCTAGAATAACCCATTATTACTAATTTTCGAAGCCATTCTTCTACATTAATTTCTTCTCCAATAGCAACAGTTAGATGTAATGTTAACCAATCTTCTTTTGGAGCCATTATTTTGCGCATACCAGCAATTGGGATAATATAGATACCTTTCTGCTGATGTAACATATGGTCTAATGTTTCAATACGCTGTGCCCGTAACTCTGGGCTAGCGATCGACATATCTGCAGCAATAAATTCATCTGCTGGATAATAGTGAACATAATCTTCACCAACAAGTTTCACTAAATCATCAAACATTTTCTGCGCTTGCAATAAATTAGGTGAAATTATGTAAATAGGTTTATTAATATAAGCATAAATAGTATCCAAAAAAGCAGGTCTAGCACTTCCAGAAAGGCCCGTAATCAATTGCTCATCCTGACCATTTTTTATATCTTCTAACAATCTTTTCACATGTGCATCCTGAGATAATAACTGACGTAATATTTCCATAATGTCCTCCCTTCGTTAGCAAATACATGCTATATATCTTCAATGTACAGAAAAAGGCCTTGGACGCATATTGCGCCAAAGCATTTTACTGTAACCAATTTTTTAGTGCATAATAATTTGGGAACTTCTTCAGTGAGTCTTCGCAATGTTCACAAATACTTTCTACCGTTGTATCGCCATTTTGCTCATGACGGATAAATTCTTTAGCATCTTGTTCATTTAGTTGATGAAGTTTACGAATACTTTCTTCAGAATCAAATGGCAATACGCCTATTTCCGTGTTGCAATGACGACATCTGTAACGAATAGCCATAAGCATGCCTCCCTTTATAAAAAGTATAGACAGCTTTGACTTGTTTTATGCTTCTCAAATTAGTTGAAACGATTCATTACTTCAGCAAAAGGTTTTTCTAACCAATATTCACAAGCGTCAGCAGCACGGGTAAATGATTCCTGCATTAAAGGTTGTTCTTCTTTTGAAAATCTAGAAAGTACATAATCCGGCACTTTCATACCAGCCGGTGGACGACTAATACCGACACGAATACGGTTAAAGTTTTGTGTACCAATATGTTGGATTAACGATTTAATACCATTATGTCCACCTGCACTACCTTTTTGGCGTAGGCGTAATTTACCTTTTTCTAAATCTAGATCATCGTAAATCACCACAATATCCTCTACATCAATATCATAATAATCCATCATGGGGCGAACTGCCTCTCCTGATAGATTCATATACGTAAGAGGTTTCATCAACATTACTTTGCCTTCTGGACGGTGTGTTATTCCATACATAGCATTAAATTTTTGTTGATTTAATGTAATTCCCCATTTTTCTGCTAAGCAATCAATTGTATCAAATCCCACATTATGGTGTGTATGTTCATATTCTCTTCCAGGGTTTCCTAAACCAATAATTAGTTTCATATTTGGCATCTTCCTTTTCTAACTAATCCCTGTTATTTTAACATATGCTATGAGAATTAGAAAAAATAGCGTCCATAACATGTTGAAATACATCTTTTATTTCTTTTATTCACTAAGAAACTAAAACTATCTCAATTCTCCATAAAAAAGCCTTACTTCTCTAGAGAAAAGTAAGGTGTTCGCCAATTTTGTGTAACTTTATAACTGAACAAAACCGATTATACTGCTTTTTCTTCCTCTATTTTAAGGTCAAGTTCTACTTCTATAACATTACCTTTCGTCTCAAAAAAGTCTATGTGCGTGAGCTC
This window of the Rummeliibacillus pycnus genome carries:
- a CDS encoding anti-sigma-F factor Fin, whose amino-acid sequence is MAIRYRCRHCNTEIGVLPFDSEESIRKLHQLNEQDAKEFIRHEQNGDTTVESICEHCEDSLKKFPNYYALKNWLQ
- the pth gene encoding aminoacyl-tRNA hydrolase — its product is MKLIIGLGNPGREYEHTHHNVGFDTIDCLAEKWGITLNQQKFNAMYGITHRPEGKVMLMKPLTYMNLSGEAVRPMMDYYDIDVEDIVVIYDDLDLEKGKLRLRQKGSAGGHNGIKSLIQHIGTQNFNRIRVGISRPPAGMKVPDYVLSRFSKEEQPLMQESFTRAADACEYWLEKPFAEVMNRFN